Proteins from one Mucilaginibacter jinjuensis genomic window:
- a CDS encoding 3-keto-disaccharide hydrolase gives MKNMFALLCALAVTYSASAQNQLTKKEQKEGWHLLFDGKTTTGWHSYLKPTASPAWKVEGGVLQLDPKAPDQGDLVTDKEYENYELSVEWKISPEGNSGIIFGVHEDASLNQTYLSGIEMQVLDNEKAEDNKKANHLAGSLYDMKAPSSSVAKPAGEWNVAKISKKDGHLIFWLNGTEIINVQMGSPEWNELLNNSKFKTWANFAKYPKGKIALQDHGHVVAFKNIKIKEL, from the coding sequence ATGAAAAACATGTTTGCATTGCTTTGCGCTTTAGCTGTTACATACAGCGCATCGGCACAAAACCAACTAACTAAAAAAGAACAAAAAGAAGGCTGGCATTTATTGTTTGATGGTAAAACCACCACAGGCTGGCACTCTTATTTAAAACCAACAGCAAGCCCTGCCTGGAAAGTAGAAGGCGGCGTATTACAATTAGACCCCAAAGCTCCAGACCAGGGCGATTTAGTAACTGACAAAGAATATGAGAACTACGAACTTTCGGTAGAGTGGAAGATCTCTCCGGAAGGTAATAGCGGCATCATCTTCGGCGTGCATGAGGATGCTTCCTTAAACCAAACTTATTTAAGTGGTATTGAAATGCAGGTGCTGGATAATGAAAAAGCCGAAGACAATAAAAAAGCTAACCACCTTGCAGGTTCATTGTATGATATGAAAGCACCATCATCATCTGTAGCCAAACCAGCGGGTGAATGGAACGTAGCCAAGATCTCGAAAAAAGATGGCCACCTCATATTCTGGCTGAATGGTACCGAGATCATCAACGTGCAAATGGGCAGCCCCGAGTGGAATGAACTCTTGAATAACAGCAAGTTTAAAACCTGGGCCAACTTTGCCAAATACCCTAAAGGTAAAATAGCCTTACAGGACCATGGGCATGTGGTTGCCTTTAAAAATATTAAGATTAAAGAATTGTAA
- a CDS encoding pseudouridine synthase, with product MLSILYRDEHLIAINKPHGLLVHRSKIADDTDVFALQLLRDQIGQPVYPVHRLDRKTAGILLFALDKPTDISMQQQFMNKAVVKKYLAIVRGYTDPIGEIDYPLRKENGTLQDAFTAYTTLKQSELPVAFGNHPTSRYSLVEATPTTGRMHQLRKHFKHIFHPIIGDRTHGCNKQNKLFLEQWEMETMLLHASYLKFTHPLTGEIVEIEAPVHDEFNRVMNLMNW from the coding sequence ATGCTGAGTATTTTATATCGCGATGAGCACCTGATTGCCATTAACAAACCCCACGGCCTGCTGGTGCACCGCTCTAAAATTGCCGACGATACGGATGTGTTCGCCTTGCAATTACTGCGCGATCAAATTGGTCAGCCGGTTTACCCTGTGCATCGCCTCGATCGCAAAACTGCCGGGATATTGCTTTTTGCGTTAGATAAACCCACCGATATCAGCATGCAGCAACAGTTTATGAACAAGGCTGTAGTAAAAAAGTACCTTGCCATTGTGCGTGGTTATACAGATCCCATTGGCGAAATTGATTACCCATTACGTAAAGAGAACGGTACTTTACAAGATGCCTTTACGGCTTACACTACATTAAAGCAGTCGGAACTGCCGGTTGCTTTCGGTAATCACCCTACTTCGCGTTATTCATTAGTGGAAGCCACGCCAACAACCGGCCGTATGCACCAGTTGCGCAAGCATTTCAAGCATATTTTTCACCCCATTATCGGCGACCGTACACATGGCTGTAATAAGCAGAACAAACTGTTTCTGGAACAATGGGAAATGGAAACCATGCTACTCCACGCATCTTACCTGAAATTTACACATCCCCTAACCGGCGAGATTGTGGAGATTGAAGCCCCGGTGCATGATGAGTTTAACAGGGTTATGAATTTGATGAACTGGTAG
- a CDS encoding SRPBCC family protein: MSALLYIVISIAIVVAVFLLLAAVTKSEYTVTRSVVIDQPKQVVFDYIKYLKNQDNYSVWVMMDPGMKKEYTGTDGTVGFKSSWNSDNKKVGQGEQTITGINEGEMLNSEIHFIKPFEGLAKASMITDALPLNKTKVTWTFTSKMAYPMNIMLLFMNMDKMIGGDLETGLVNLKNVLEA; this comes from the coding sequence ATGAGTGCACTACTATACATAGTTATCAGCATAGCCATTGTTGTGGCTGTGTTTTTATTACTGGCCGCCGTTACCAAAAGCGAATATACGGTAACACGAAGTGTAGTGATCGATCAGCCCAAACAGGTAGTTTTCGATTATATCAAATATCTTAAAAATCAGGACAACTACAGTGTATGGGTGATGATGGACCCTGGGATGAAGAAGGAATACACCGGCACGGATGGTACGGTTGGATTTAAATCCAGTTGGAACAGCGATAATAAAAAGGTAGGCCAGGGCGAACAAACCATTACCGGCATTAACGAAGGCGAAATGCTGAACAGCGAAATCCACTTTATTAAACCTTTTGAAGGACTGGCCAAAGCCAGCATGATTACCGATGCACTGCCACTCAATAAAACTAAAGTAACATGGACATTCACCAGCAAAATGGCTTACCCTATGAATATTATGCTGCTATTTATGAACATGGATAAAATGATAGGCGGCGACCTTGAAACCGGACTTGTTAACCTGAAAAATGTATTAGAAGCATAA
- a CDS encoding alpha/beta fold hydrolase, which translates to MKKLKSIINDIKTATDKTTPEYNQLLWQLICYSPKMPVRYPVNLLLDEAHKFTLKALDAFFTKSELNFNGFIWGAGRRKILLTHGWASKAADFYELITQLRTIPDTQIIAFDAPGNGSSEGDLANLLMYVQATKAIIREYGEPDILIGHSLGAIGNVITINETGIRPKLLISLTPLVHLKENFKATMNANEVPVEAQEVFYADFRRVFNDKFANFTLDARYKHDASLNHWIAYDETDRIAPYQYLQEFLSTRNFIKTKAYNGAGHDKILIEPNMIADVVEMINDTLS; encoded by the coding sequence ATGAAAAAGCTGAAGAGCATCATTAACGATATAAAAACTGCCACCGACAAAACTACGCCGGAGTATAACCAACTGCTTTGGCAGCTGATCTGCTACTCGCCTAAAATGCCGGTACGCTACCCGGTAAATTTGCTTTTGGACGAGGCCCACAAATTTACGCTGAAAGCACTCGATGCCTTCTTCACCAAATCGGAGCTTAACTTTAACGGTTTTATCTGGGGAGCAGGCCGAAGGAAAATTCTCTTAACCCACGGCTGGGCATCCAAAGCGGCAGATTTTTATGAGCTGATTACCCAACTGCGTACCATCCCAGATACCCAGATCATCGCTTTTGACGCACCGGGAAACGGTAGTTCTGAGGGCGATTTAGCCAACTTGTTAATGTATGTGCAGGCGACTAAAGCGATAATCCGCGAGTATGGCGAGCCCGATATTTTGATCGGACATTCCCTTGGTGCTATAGGCAATGTGATTACCATTAATGAAACCGGTATCAGGCCTAAACTACTCATCAGCCTTACACCTTTGGTACATTTAAAAGAAAACTTTAAAGCCACCATGAACGCTAATGAAGTACCGGTTGAAGCACAGGAAGTTTTCTATGCCGATTTCAGGCGCGTGTTTAATGATAAGTTTGCCAATTTTACCTTAGATGCCCGTTATAAACATGATGCCAGCCTGAACCACTGGATTGCCTATGATGAAACGGATAGGATTGCACCATACCAATACTTGCAAGAATTTCTATCAACCCGAAATTTCATCAAAACCAAAGCCTACAACGGCGCAGGCCACGATAAAATTTTGATAGAACCGAATATGATTGCCGATGTGGTTGAAATGATAAACGATACGCTGTCTTAA
- a CDS encoding alpha-L-arabinofuranosidase, giving the protein MNKHPILIKPILISFLLFLGLQACTKSASLKSDGIKPDSGIVVTKPTDPAIAATQGFFLDNWQPKSLVVPMFTDVETVPTGVVDATVTIDAKDVITKVSPYLFGNNINTFMSQVVTEPALIKNITNLAPKIVRAPGGSLSDLFFWSAVPSVKPTDVPATITVMGNKLGTDTAFWYGKNTAPWTLSVDNYYQTLQTTNSTGIITINYGYARYGTSAHPDQTAAHMAAEWVRYDRGRTKFWEIGNENYGMWEAGYKIDVTQNKDGQPETLTGALYGQHFKVFADSMRKAAAEVNSTIKIGAVMTASAVLGGTIIPNWNADVLSAINSYADFYVVHNYYTPFAENSTAATILNTPATETRNMMTYIQESTSVAPKPIALSEWNIQAVGNNQDVSNIAGLHAAMVLGEVIQSKYGEASRWALAGVWNKGDDMGMFNAGDEPGGAAKWSPRPAFFYMYYFQKYFGDRMVASTVTGSTDVMSYASTFNSGQAGVVLVNKGTADHVVTLDMKNFKPGARFYYYTLKGGTDATFSRQVIVNGIGPSGVSGGPDDYVSVKPFSTNVAKGLKVNVPAYGAVFLAVEGK; this is encoded by the coding sequence ATGAATAAGCACCCTATTTTAATTAAACCAATATTGATCTCTTTTTTACTCTTTCTGGGTTTGCAGGCCTGTACCAAAAGCGCAAGCCTGAAGTCGGATGGCATAAAGCCAGATAGTGGTATTGTTGTCACTAAACCAACTGATCCTGCTATTGCTGCCACGCAAGGCTTCTTTTTAGATAACTGGCAGCCCAAAAGCTTAGTTGTACCCATGTTTACTGATGTGGAAACGGTGCCAACCGGCGTTGTTGACGCCACAGTAACCATTGATGCCAAAGATGTAATTACTAAAGTATCGCCATACCTGTTCGGCAATAATATTAACACTTTTATGAGCCAGGTAGTAACCGAACCTGCGCTTATTAAAAATATAACCAACCTGGCGCCAAAGATTGTCCGCGCACCGGGCGGTAGCTTATCTGATCTGTTTTTCTGGAGCGCCGTTCCCAGCGTAAAGCCAACGGATGTACCGGCTACTATTACGGTAATGGGTAATAAGCTGGGCACGGATACCGCTTTCTGGTATGGAAAAAACACTGCCCCGTGGACTTTGAGCGTAGATAATTACTACCAAACCCTGCAAACCACTAACAGCACAGGTATTATTACCATTAACTATGGTTATGCCCGTTATGGCACCAGCGCCCACCCCGACCAAACTGCTGCCCACATGGCAGCCGAATGGGTGCGTTACGACAGGGGTCGCACCAAATTCTGGGAAATTGGTAACGAAAACTACGGTATGTGGGAAGCAGGTTATAAAATAGATGTTACCCAAAATAAAGACGGCCAGCCCGAAACCCTGACCGGCGCATTATACGGCCAGCACTTTAAAGTATTTGCCGATTCGATGCGCAAAGCTGCCGCCGAAGTAAACAGTACCATTAAAATTGGTGCAGTGATGACGGCCAGCGCCGTATTGGGCGGAACCATCATCCCTAACTGGAATGCTGATGTATTAAGCGCCATTAATAGCTATGCCGATTTCTACGTGGTACACAACTACTACACCCCGTTTGCCGAAAACTCGACAGCTGCAACCATCCTCAATACCCCTGCTACCGAAACACGCAATATGATGACCTATATCCAGGAGTCAACCAGCGTAGCTCCCAAGCCTATTGCATTAAGCGAATGGAATATCCAGGCCGTAGGAAATAACCAGGATGTATCGAACATTGCAGGCTTACATGCAGCGATGGTTTTGGGCGAAGTTATCCAGTCCAAATATGGTGAGGCCAGCCGATGGGCACTGGCCGGTGTATGGAATAAAGGTGATGATATGGGCATGTTTAATGCAGGCGATGAGCCAGGTGGAGCTGCTAAGTGGTCGCCGCGGCCCGCATTTTTTTACATGTATTATTTCCAGAAATATTTTGGCGACCGCATGGTGGCTTCAACCGTTACCGGAAGTACGGATGTGATGAGCTATGCATCTACCTTTAATTCTGGCCAGGCGGGTGTGGTACTTGTTAATAAAGGGACTGCCGACCATGTGGTTACGCTGGATATGAAGAACTTTAAACCAGGCGCACGTTTTTACTACTACACCTTAAAAGGAGGTACGGATGCTACCTTCTCGCGCCAGGTTATTGTGAATGGTATCGGGCCATCAGGGGTATCGGGCGGGCCGGATGATTATGTTTCGGTGAAACCATTCTCCACCAATGTGGCCAAAGGCTTAAAAGTTAATGTGCCTGCTTATGGTGCTGTATTTTTAGCTGTTGAAGGTAAATAG
- a CDS encoding VOC family protein: MIAINPYLNFDGTTEEAFNFYKSIFGGDFAMIMRFDGMDGSENMSDEDKQKIMHIALPVKGNMIMGTDVLGSMGQQLTVGNNFHLTLGTESKEESDDLYTKLSAGGEKTLPMQDMFWGAYYGQLTDKFGIQWMISYDPRFTTQHT; this comes from the coding sequence ATGATAGCAATTAACCCGTATTTAAACTTCGACGGTACTACCGAAGAAGCTTTCAATTTTTACAAATCGATTTTCGGTGGCGATTTTGCCATGATCATGCGCTTTGACGGCATGGACGGTTCTGAAAATATGAGCGATGAAGACAAGCAAAAAATTATGCACATCGCTTTGCCTGTTAAAGGCAATATGATAATGGGCACAGATGTACTGGGCTCAATGGGCCAGCAGTTAACCGTCGGTAATAACTTTCATTTAACATTAGGCACAGAAAGCAAAGAAGAATCAGACGACCTTTATACCAAACTTTCAGCAGGCGGAGAGAAAACGCTGCCCATGCAGGATATGTTTTGGGGTGCCTACTACGGACAGCTTACAGACAAATTTGGTATACAATGGATGATTAGCTACGACCCGCGCTTTACTACCCAGCACACCTAA
- a CDS encoding DoxX family protein, whose product MATAPQSTKSTRVIYWIFTTIFVLLDSVIPALTFNSPLAKAGIAHLGYPDYFRIELSIGKIIGGILLILPMIPPRYKEWGYVGFGISLISALVGDVVMDGPKGAILPIVGMVILLVSYITYHKIYAPFKSNV is encoded by the coding sequence ATGGCAACCGCACCCCAAAGCACAAAATCAACCCGGGTTATATACTGGATATTTACCACAATTTTTGTTCTGTTAGATTCTGTAATACCCGCCCTTACCTTCAACAGCCCGCTTGCAAAAGCGGGTATAGCCCACTTAGGCTACCCCGATTATTTCAGGATCGAACTTTCTATCGGTAAAATTATCGGCGGTATATTATTAATTCTGCCGATGATACCACCGCGGTATAAAGAATGGGGATATGTAGGTTTCGGCATCTCATTAATCTCGGCCCTGGTGGGCGATGTGGTGATGGACGGCCCCAAAGGTGCTATACTGCCAATTGTAGGTATGGTTATCCTGCTGGTATCATACATTACCTACCATAAAATATACGCACCCTTTAAATCAAATGTATAA
- a CDS encoding TlpA family protein disulfide reductase has product MKNNLFLLLTLFTVPALASNHNNEANKILTQTADKLLSIQTVSYHYERDISYPKENYHSKASAQCYLEFDKEKVSKFQLNSEATFQVYNGTEYFSLDKKAKTYELKEQPDGKAFNSFSYFYNSIPSFRSILYQIIRDDSISKTTRDTVIANKPYHIVSLAMQNKGIDYLGSFRNFTTVMAMYYDIIIDPASSLPYQIIERNSHEKTDITKVTYTDINISPNKPQETSWYYSTYTKEYQPEKKIANKPMIAAGAILPDWQLPVYKGDTLTTLQNSSLKGKVILMEFWIKNCSYCMESFTYLKELQQKFNAANVQIITINAYDSPKEIGFFYNREKPAYKMLYAGQALAKDLGIYSYPQAILVDKSGKVIFAGTFGKDSKTQIEQLITKQL; this is encoded by the coding sequence ATGAAAAATAACCTATTCTTATTACTCACACTATTTACTGTACCTGCCCTTGCATCAAACCATAATAACGAAGCCAATAAAATATTAACACAAACGGCCGACAAGTTATTAAGCATACAAACGGTAAGCTATCATTATGAACGAGACATTAGCTATCCAAAAGAAAACTATCATTCAAAGGCATCTGCTCAATGTTATCTTGAATTTGATAAAGAAAAGGTTTCGAAGTTTCAATTAAATTCAGAAGCAACCTTCCAGGTTTATAACGGTACCGAATATTTTTCGCTTGATAAAAAAGCCAAAACTTATGAGTTGAAAGAGCAGCCGGATGGTAAAGCATTTAATTCTTTCTCTTATTTCTACAATTCTATCCCATCGTTCAGGAGTATATTGTATCAGATTATCCGGGATGATTCTATTAGTAAAACAACCCGCGATACAGTAATAGCAAATAAACCTTACCACATTGTGAGCCTGGCTATGCAAAATAAGGGGATAGATTATCTGGGGAGTTTCAGAAATTTCACAACGGTTATGGCTATGTACTACGACATAATTATTGACCCTGCCAGCAGTTTACCTTACCAAATTATAGAGCGCAACAGTCACGAAAAAACTGATATTACCAAGGTTACATATACCGATATAAATATTAGCCCTAATAAACCTCAAGAAACATCGTGGTATTATTCTACCTATACCAAAGAATATCAACCAGAGAAAAAAATAGCCAACAAACCGATGATAGCCGCAGGGGCAATACTTCCAGATTGGCAGCTCCCTGTTTACAAAGGTGATACCTTAACTACGCTGCAAAACAGCAGCTTAAAAGGTAAAGTTATACTAATGGAGTTTTGGATTAAAAACTGCAGCTATTGTATGGAATCATTTACATACTTAAAAGAGCTTCAGCAAAAGTTTAACGCCGCCAATGTGCAGATAATAACCATAAACGCTTACGACTCACCTAAAGAAATAGGCTTTTTCTACAATCGGGAAAAACCGGCTTACAAAATGTTGTACGCAGGCCAAGCATTGGCAAAAGATTTAGGCATATATAGCTATCCGCAAGCTATATTAGTTGATAAAAGTGGCAAAGTTATTTTTGCAGGAACTTTTGGAAAAGACAGTAAAACACAGATAGAACAGCTAATAACAAAACAGCTATAA
- a CDS encoding VOC family protein: MFKDTKAFSGFSVNDVAAAKAFYSDILGLEVEENPEMQGILTLHIAGGGKIIIYPKPNHTPASFTILNFPVADVAEAVKQLKAKGVKFESYDWPGFKTDDDNIFRDGGPLIAWFTDPAGNILSVIQE, from the coding sequence ATGTTTAAAGACACAAAAGCATTCAGCGGATTTTCGGTAAATGATGTAGCCGCTGCCAAAGCATTTTACAGCGATATATTAGGATTGGAGGTTGAAGAGAACCCCGAAATGCAGGGCATACTAACCTTGCACATTGCTGGCGGTGGTAAAATAATTATTTACCCCAAGCCCAACCATACCCCGGCCAGCTTTACTATACTCAACTTCCCGGTAGCTGATGTGGCCGAAGCTGTAAAGCAACTTAAAGCCAAAGGCGTAAAATTTGAAAGCTACGACTGGCCCGGCTTTAAAACCGACGACGATAATATTTTCCGGGACGGTGGCCCGCTCATTGCCTGGTTTACAGATCCGGCAGGGAATATTTTATCCGTAATACAGGAATAG
- a CDS encoding MmcQ/YjbR family DNA-binding protein: MSYNAEHILQVIRETLLPLPGTREGICFGATAFYIQKKLLCTLKPDGVTMYLYHHDRDELIVINPDIYFTTDHYKNWPSVLINLPLITDDDLKPLLINAWKLKASKTQLKAFEKV; the protein is encoded by the coding sequence ATGTCCTATAACGCGGAGCATATACTTCAAGTGATAAGGGAAACTTTATTGCCCTTGCCCGGCACCCGCGAGGGTATTTGCTTTGGCGCAACAGCTTTCTATATCCAAAAGAAATTGCTGTGTACCTTAAAGCCCGACGGTGTAACTATGTACCTCTATCACCACGACCGCGACGAGCTGATTGTCATTAACCCCGATATTTATTTCACAACCGATCATTATAAAAACTGGCCATCTGTACTCATTAATCTACCCCTGATTACTGACGACGACCTTAAACCACTGTTGATTAACGCATGGAAGTTAAAGGCCAGTAAAACACAATTAAAGGCATTCGAAAAGGTGTAG
- a CDS encoding KUP/HAK/KT family potassium transporter — MSSHVRKLSAAGVLITLGIIFGDIGTSPLYTFQTLLKEGGSHGEFLVLGAISCVFWTLTLQTTFKYIFITLQADNRGEGGIFSLYALVRRYGKWLAIPSIVGAGTLLADGIITPPISVTSAIEGLGLVPSLAKDFVPGNMLILGIVIGIILLLFFVQQFGTNVVGSLFGPIMLIWFVMLGTLGMMQIVHFPEIFKALNPMYGFHLLREHPRGFWLLGAVFLCTTGAEALYSDLGHCGRKNIQVSWIFVKTTLVLNYLGQGAWVLTQHKYVNFAGVNPFFEIVPHFFLIPSIGIATLATIIASQALISGSFTLISEAVSMNFWPRITIKYPSNIRGQIYIPSINWLLCFGCIAVTMYFRTSENMTAAYGFSITVAMIMTTILMYYFMRYVKHWPLWLVVIIVSIFLTVEFSFFVANAVKLLKRLFFLVFEIGLIFTMYIWYRARKINNRFLNFVDLKDYIPMLQAMSNDQGIPKYATHLIYLTKANNSKQIEQKIIYSILSRKPKRADVYWFIHIERMDDPYTMEYSVQELEDDKVIRVEFRLGFRIQPRINVLFRKVVEDMISRGELDITSKYESLSSYNLPADFQFIIMEKFLSYNNNFSVKEGFILNSYFAIKSLAQSEAKAFGLDTSETRIEKIPLVVNPLSNIKLKRVEMEA, encoded by the coding sequence ATGAGCTCACACGTCAGAAAGCTATCAGCCGCCGGCGTGTTAATTACGCTGGGCATCATCTTTGGTGATATTGGTACTTCGCCACTATACACATTTCAAACATTATTAAAAGAAGGCGGCAGCCACGGCGAGTTCCTCGTTCTGGGCGCAATCTCCTGCGTGTTCTGGACACTTACGCTGCAAACTACCTTCAAGTACATCTTTATTACCCTACAAGCCGATAACCGTGGCGAAGGTGGTATCTTTTCCCTTTATGCCTTGGTGCGCCGTTATGGTAAATGGCTGGCTATCCCATCCATAGTTGGTGCAGGTACGTTGCTGGCCGATGGTATTATTACCCCGCCTATCTCGGTAACCTCAGCTATCGAGGGTTTGGGCCTGGTGCCATCGCTGGCTAAAGATTTCGTGCCGGGCAATATGCTTATATTGGGTATTGTTATCGGTATCATATTGCTGCTGTTTTTTGTTCAGCAATTTGGCACCAATGTGGTTGGTTCATTATTCGGGCCGATAATGCTCATCTGGTTTGTAATGCTGGGCACATTGGGGATGATGCAAATTGTTCATTTCCCCGAAATTTTCAAAGCATTGAACCCGATGTATGGTTTCCATTTACTGCGCGAACATCCACGTGGTTTCTGGCTATTGGGTGCTGTATTTTTATGTACCACAGGTGCCGAGGCTTTGTATTCAGACCTTGGCCATTGCGGCCGTAAAAACATCCAGGTAAGCTGGATCTTTGTTAAAACCACTCTGGTATTAAACTACTTAGGGCAGGGCGCATGGGTTTTAACCCAACATAAATATGTCAACTTTGCGGGTGTAAATCCATTCTTCGAAATTGTTCCGCATTTCTTTTTAATCCCGTCTATCGGTATTGCTACATTGGCTACTATTATTGCCAGCCAGGCTTTAATCAGTGGTTCATTTACATTGATTAGTGAGGCTGTGAGCATGAATTTCTGGCCGAGGATCACCATTAAATATCCATCAAACATTCGCGGGCAAATTTATATCCCGAGCATTAACTGGTTATTGTGTTTCGGTTGTATTGCGGTTACGATGTATTTCCGTACTTCAGAGAATATGACGGCAGCTTATGGTTTCTCTATCACCGTAGCCATGATCATGACCACGATATTGATGTATTACTTTATGCGTTATGTAAAGCACTGGCCGCTGTGGCTGGTGGTGATTATCGTTTCTATATTCCTGACTGTAGAGTTCTCATTCTTTGTAGCCAACGCCGTTAAATTGCTGAAAAGATTATTCTTCCTGGTATTCGAGATCGGCTTGATATTTACCATGTACATCTGGTACCGTGCACGTAAGATCAACAACCGTTTCTTAAACTTTGTTGATCTGAAGGATTACATCCCGATGCTGCAAGCTATGAGTAACGACCAGGGGATCCCGAAATATGCTACTCACTTAATCTACCTCACTAAAGCTAATAATAGTAAGCAGATTGAGCAAAAGATCATCTATTCGATATTAAGCCGTAAACCTAAACGCGCCGATGTTTACTGGTTCATCCACATTGAACGCATGGACGATCCATACACCATGGAGTACAGCGTACAGGAGCTTGAAGATGATAAAGTGATCCGTGTGGAGTTCCGTTTAGGATTCAGGATCCAACCGAGAATCAATGTACTGTTCCGCAAGGTGGTTGAAGATATGATAAGCCGCGGCGAACTGGATATTACCAGCAAGTACGAATCGCTGAGCAGCTACAACCTGCCTGCCGATTTCCAGTTTATCATTATGGAAAAATTCCTGTCGTACAATAACAACTTCAGCGTTAAAGAAGGATTTATCCTCAATAGTTATTTTGCTATTAAAAGCTTGGCTCAAAGCGAAGCCAAAGCCTTTGGTTTGGATACCAGTGAAACCCGGATTGAGAAAATACCACTGGTTGTAAACCCGTTAAGCAATATCAAATTGAAACGGGTGGAGATGGAAGCATAA
- a CDS encoding DUF5687 family protein: MISTFAQHELKAFWRSKNTGKTIAIRIVMAILVLYLLLNILVVAFYMDKILDKVLPDEDLIPAFCGIILYYYLFDLLMRLQLQELPTLRVQPYLTLPIKRNTLVGYLSFTAILSVFNLWPLILFTPFTFKIIAHENGAGVATVFMLGIIGLTIFNNYLALYIKRKSNLNGWVFLVAAAVLILAGIGDFSWHLYSISKASGFLFGHLIAQPVWVLLPLLLGGVMYYFNFLYLKDNLYLEELGSRKASAYKSSTEIPLLGYFGHIGDLAANEIKLILRNKRPRSSLVVSLLFMFYGIIFYANPHYQNMPGIKLLPALLMTGIFIISYGQYMFSWQASHFDGILVSKVDFKDFLRAKYLLFSLVSTIVFILTIPYVYYGWHILLVQFAMFLWNLGINATIVLFFANRNYKRIDLSKGASFNWEGVGATQLLLSFPLMIGPYLIYWPFSLLGHADIAFIALGIIGLLFIATRSYWVKLLEKDFMTKRYTIAEGFRNK, translated from the coding sequence ATGATATCAACCTTTGCACAACACGAACTAAAAGCCTTTTGGCGATCTAAAAATACAGGCAAAACTATTGCCATACGCATTGTAATGGCTATACTGGTATTATACCTGCTGCTTAACATACTGGTGGTTGCCTTTTATATGGATAAGATCCTCGATAAGGTTTTACCGGATGAAGACCTGATCCCTGCATTTTGTGGCATCATCCTCTACTATTACCTGTTCGATCTGCTGATGCGCCTGCAACTGCAGGAACTGCCCACCCTGCGCGTACAGCCTTATTTAACCTTGCCTATTAAGCGCAATACGCTGGTGGGTTACTTATCATTTACAGCCATATTATCGGTATTTAACCTGTGGCCGCTTATCCTGTTTACGCCCTTTACATTTAAGATCATCGCGCATGAAAACGGTGCCGGAGTAGCAACGGTATTCATGCTGGGCATCATCGGTTTAACTATATTTAATAATTACCTGGCGCTATACATCAAACGTAAATCGAACTTAAACGGCTGGGTGTTTTTAGTAGCTGCCGCCGTATTGATATTAGCCGGCATAGGCGATTTTTCGTGGCACCTGTACTCTATCAGCAAGGCATCAGGCTTTTTGTTCGGGCATTTAATTGCGCAGCCGGTTTGGGTGTTGTTACCGTTGTTATTAGGCGGGGTGATGTATTACTTCAACTTCCTGTATCTTAAAGATAACCTTTACCTCGAAGAGTTGGGTTCGCGCAAGGCATCAGCCTATAAAAGCAGCACAGAAATTCCTTTGCTGGGATATTTCGGCCACATTGGTGATCTGGCAGCTAATGAGATTAAATTGATTCTTCGTAATAAGCGCCCCCGCTCATCACTGGTGGTTTCGTTGTTATTTATGTTCTATGGAATTATATTTTATGCCAATCCACATTACCAAAACATGCCCGGCATTAAGTTATTACCAGCTTTATTAATGACGGGCATTTTCATCATCAGCTACGGGCAATACATGTTTAGCTGGCAAGCCAGCCATTTCGATGGTATACTGGTAAGCAAGGTTGATTTTAAGGATTTCCTCCGGGCTAAATACCTGTTATTTTCGCTCGTATCAACCATTGTATTTATACTTACCATCCCTTATGTATATTATGGCTGGCATATCCTGCTTGTGCAATTTGCCATGTTTCTCTGGAATCTGGGCATTAATGCAACCATTGTGCTGTTTTTTGCGAACCGCAACTATAAGCGTATCGACCTATCTAAAGGCGCATCATTTAACTGGGAAGGTGTTGGTGCAACCCAATTACTGCTCAGTTTCCCGTTGATGATTGGCCCTTATCTTATTTACTGGCCATTCTCATTACTGGGGCATGCCGATATTGCATTTATAGCTTTAGGGATAATAGGCCTGCTATTTATAGCAACCCGCAGTTACTGGGTTAAGCTGCTCGAAAAAGATTTTATGACCAAAAGATATACCATAGCCGAAGGCTTCAGAAATAAATAA